Below is a window of Paramagnetospirillum magneticum AMB-1 DNA.
GCCCACCTATGTGCTCGACATCCCCGGCGGCGCGGGCAAGGTGCCGGTGGGGCCGCAATACTGGGATGGGGAGGCTGGGACGGTGGCCGATCCCGGTGGGCGTCTCCATGATTACGCGGAGCGCGCTTAGGGTCTGCGGAAGACGGCGTAGAATCCGGGATAGCGGCGGTGCAAGCGCAGGGAGATCGAGATCGTCTCGAGGCCGGCCGCCTCGGCCGCCGCCAAAAGGTATGCCCGGCTGTGTGCAAATCCGCCGACCCCGGAAACTCCACGATGGCTCCGGTCGGTGGTGGCCTCCGTAGAGAATATGAGATATCCGCCAGAGCGCAGCCGCCGTGCGGCGTTGCTGATGAACGGCCTCAGATCCTCGATGTGATGGAGGGCCGCGCTGCTGACCACGGCATCGAACGGCCCGGCCGGTACGGCGGTGTCCGAACTGGCGTCGGCGACCGTCAGGCTGTCATAGACGGACCTTGCCCGCGCCAGGTCCAGCATCTCCGCCGACAGGTCGAAACCGCTCAGATACTTGGTCCGGGGGCGCAGGAATGTGCCCAGCAGTCCGGTGCCGCAGCATGCGTCGAGGATGCTGGCGACGTGTGCGGGCAGATGGGCCTCGATGACCGACATCATCATATCGTTACAGCCGCGATGCAGGGAATTGTCGTCGTAAGTCGCGGCCAGGTCGGCGTAGTTCGTCTCGGATGGCGGCGGCGGGGACGTGACTTCCAACGCGGAACCGGCCCGTCCGAGCATCTCGACGGCATCATCGTCGGCGCCGCCGCAATGTAGAATGTAGGCCAGCCCAAGGTAGACGGCCGGCATCTGCTCGGGCGGAATCGAGCGCTGTCCGGCCGCCAGCATGTCCATCAGGCGATCGCCGGGCTTTGTACCGATTCCCGCGACGAGGGTTCGACAGGCGGCGAACGGAGGGGCGGAGATGGCCGTCCGTTCGGTGGCGGCGATCATCAGGTAAAGGGCCTCGGGAAGCGATTTGCCCTCTGCCGTCACGATGGCATCGGCGGCCAGGAGAAAGAGTCCGGGAATGTCTCCGGCCGTGAACAGCGCCCCGCAAAGAGCCGATTTCAAATCGGACCGGTGCGGCGCCGTCCCGACGGCCCTGCGCATACGCTCGATGCCGGGACCAATTTCCCCGGTGCGAAGATGCACATGGCCCCTCAGGAACAGGGCGTCGGGATGGTTGGGCGAAATGCCGAGAAGTTTGGTCAAGAGATCGGCGGCCTGATTGAACACGCCCTGCTCGCACAGCCGCGCCGCCAGGTGAAGCCCCTGGTCGAACGTCATTTCCATTCCGAAGCGCCCCAAAACTGGAATTTGAAATGAAGAATATCCGGCGGCAATCTTTGAGGGTATGCGTAATCTTACGGTTACGCTGAAAACACTCATTGATCTGCGGCGCATCAATCGGTCCGGTTTCCCAGTTTCGCCGGAATGACGGGTATTCTTGCCTTCCCGCAGTCGACCTGATAGGGTCCGCGCCAAATTTCCGTCAGCCCTGTTGGAACTCCCATGAAGATCAATGCCAACCTGATTCGTCCCGGCAACATCCTGGAACACAATGGCCGCCAGTACGCGGTGCTGAAGACTCAGATCGTCCAGCCCGGCAAGGGCGGCGCCTTCATCACCGTCGAGATGCGTGATATCCGCACCGGCAACAAGACCAACGAGCGCTGGCGCACCGCCGACACCATCGAGAAGTGCAACGTCGAGGCCAAGGAGTGCACGTTCCTGTTCAAGGACGACTCCAACATGACCTTCATGGATTCCGAGAGCTTCGAGCAGTTCACCATGCCCAACGACACCCTGGGCGACACCATCGGCTTCCTGCAGGACGGCATGGTGGTCGAGGTGGACTTCGTCGAGGGCTCGCCGGTCTCCATCACCCTGCCGGAAAAGGTGGTGATGAAGGTGGTCGAGGCCGATCCGGTGGTGAAGGGCCAGACGGCGTCGTCGTCCTACAAGCCCGCCAAGCTGGAAAACGGCATGAAGATCCTGGTCCCCCCCTTCCTGGAAGAGGGCGAGGTGATCATCGTCAACACCACCGACTGTTCCTATGTCGAGCGGTTCAAGGGCTAGCCGGTGATCATTCGCTCCGCACTGCTGAACGTCATGATGGGGGCGGCCCGCAAGGCCGCCCGCAACCTTGTGCGCGATTACGGCGAGGTCGAGCACCTCCAGGTGTCCAAGAAGGGCCCCGCCGACTTCGTGTCCTCGGCCGACATCAAGACCGAAAAGACCCTGCGGGCCGAGCTGAAGAAGGCCCGTCCCGGCTTCGGCTTCCTGATGGAGGAAGGCGGCGAGATCGCTGGTGACGACACCAGCCATCGCTGGATCATCGATCCCATCGACGGCACCACCAACTTCCTGCACGGCATTCCCAATTTCTGCATCTCCATCGCGCTGGAGCGGGACGGCGAGCTGTTCGCCGGCGTGGTCTACCAGCCGCTGGGCGACGAGATGTTCCATGCGGAAAAGGGCGCCGGCGCCTTCCTGAACGAGCGGCGCCTGCGCGTGTCGGCCCGGCGCAAGCTGGAAGACACCCTGATCGCCACCGGCATTCCCTTCATCGGCCGTCCCGGCCACGAGACCTTCCTCAAGGAACTGGGCGCCGTGATGCCCCAGGTGGCGGGCATCCGCCGCTTTGGTTCGGCGGCTCTCGACCTCGCCTATGTGGCGGCCGGGCGCTGCGACGGCTATTGGGAAACCGGAATCAAGCCGTGGGACATCGCGGCGGGCATCGTGCTGGTCAAGGAAGCGGGCGGCTACGTCACCGACTTCCAGGGCGGCTCGAAGATGCTGGACAACGGCGAGGTCCTGGCGGCCAATGACCATCTTCACCAGCCGCTGATGAAACTGCTGAAGACGGCGCGGGGATAGGGTTGTGGCCGGACTCCGGTTCGGCTAGATTCCTGACCATAAGAATACCGAGGGAATTCAGCCGGGAGAGTGGCGTGATGAGCAGGGGGAGAAAGGTCGCGTTGCTGGCGCTGGGAGCGCTTGTTTCCGTCGCGTCCATGCCCGCATCCGCCCAGGTGGTGGTCGGCGAGTACCGACCCAGCGTCGACGTCAACTGGGACGTTCTGGACCGGCTGGGGCCGGAGCCCACCCTGCCCGGGCTGATCACCCGCCCGCCGGCGGCGGCGACACCGGCTGTTCCGCGCCCGGCGGCGCGGCCTGCCGCCGCCCCCAAGGCGACCGCGTTCAAGCCCTATGCCGAGTCCCAGGCCGCTCCCAAGGTGGCGGCGCCCAAGCCTGCCGCGCCCAAGGTCGAACGGGTGGTCGAGGCCCCCAAGGTGACCATTCCCGCCGCCGAGGCGCCCAAGGCTCCTGAACCCGCCAAGATCGTCGCGGCCCCCAAGGCCGTCGAGACACCCAAGGTCGTCGAGGCTCCCAAGGCGACCGGGCCGGCGCCCAAGCCCGCCAAGCCGGAGATCGCCGCCGACGTGCCGCCTCCGGCCAAGGTCGAAGCCCCCAAGGCTCCCGCCAAGGCCATCGAGACTCCCAAGGTTCCCGAACCTCCCAAGGTGGTCGAGGTGCCCAAGGCCCCCGAGCCCGTGAAGGTCGAGGCGCCCAAGGCCCCCGAGCCCGTCAAGGTGGTCGAGGCCCCCAAGGCTCCCGAGCCCGTCAAGATCCCCGAACCGGTCAAGGTCGTCGAGGCGCCCAAGGCCCCCGAGCCGCCCGCCGCGGTTCAGTTCGCCAAGGCCCCGCCGCCGGTGGCCCCGGTGGCTCCCACTCCGGTGGTCCCCGTCCCGGTGGTGCAGGCTCCCGTGGCGCCGCCCCTGCCGGTGGCTCCGCCGCCCGTGGTCGTGGCGCCGCCGCCGGTCGTCGCTCCCGCGCCGTTGCCCCAGATCGCCGCCTTGCCGCCCGCCGCGCCGGCTCCGGTGGCCGCTCCCGTCCGCAAGGGCGACAATCTGACGGTGCCGTTCGCCACCGACAGCTCCCATCTGCCCGAGACGGTGCGGATCGAGCTGGATCGCCTAGCCCAGCGCATGGACAAGGACGAGAACCTGAATCTCCAGTTGCTGGCCTATGCCGCCGGTGACGAGGCCAATGCCAGCAAGGCGCGCCGCCTGTCGCTGTCGCGGGCGCTGGAAGTGCGCAAATACCTGATGGAGATGGGCGTCCGCTCCACCCGCATCGAGGTGCGTGCCCTGGGCAACAAGGTGGAGAGCGGCTCGCCCGATCGCGTCGACGCCATGCTGGTGGCGCGCTGAGGCGGCGGCCGCCCGCCCTAATTCGGACATGATCGCGCGCCAGGATGCATGGTGCGCGCGCCCCGCCGCCCGCAGCCAGATCGAGTGCCGTCCATGATCCGTCCCACCCGCTATCTGTTGCGCATGGCCGCCTTCCTGCTGCTGGTCGCCGCCCTGGCGGCGATGCTGCACGATGGGTTGGTGGCGGCCTTCTCCCACAATCCGGCGCTGAACGGCCTGTTGCTGGGGGTGTTCCTGGCCGGCATCGTGCTCAACTTCCGCCAGGTGATGCTGCTGACCCCCGAGGTGGAGTGGCTGGACAACTGGCGCAAGGGCCAGCCGACCCTGTCCGGGCGCCTGCGCCTGCTGGCCCCCATGGCGGGCATGCTGGGCGAGCGGCAGGGGCGGGTCAGCCTGTCGGCCATGGCGCTGCGCTCGGTACTGGATTCCATCGCCGCCCGTCTGGAGGAACAGCGCGACCTGTCGCGCTATGTGGTCGGGCTGATGATCTTCCTCGGCCTGCTCGGCACCTTCTGGGGCCTGTCCCAGACGGTGGGCTCGGTGGGCGAGATCATCGCCTCGCTGGCCCTGGGCGGGGCCGACCCGGCGGTGGCGTTCGAGGCCCTCAAGGCCGGCATGGCCAAGCCGCTGGCCGGCATGGGCACCGCCTTTTCCACCTCGCTGTTCGGACTGGCCGGGTCGCTGGCCCTGGGCTTTCTCGACCTCAATGCCGGGCAGGCGCAGAACGCCTTCTACAACGAGCTGGAGGAATGGCTGGCCGGTCAGACCCGGCTGGGCACCGGCGGGCCGCTGGGCTCGGCCGAGGAGGGCGGCGCCGGGCAATCGGTGCCGGCCTATATCCAGGCCCTGCTGGAGCAGACCGCCGACAGCCTGGACAATCTCCAGCGGGTGATCGCCCGCGGCGAGGACAACCGCGGCAGCGTCAACGCCTCGCTGACCCAGCTGACCGAAAAGCTGTCGACGCTGACCGATCACATGAAGGTCGAGCAATCGCTGCTGCTGAAGCTGGGCGAGGGCCAGTTGGAGACCCGCGCCCTGATGGCCCGCATGGTCGAGGGCGGCACCGGCGGCGGCATGGATGACGCCAGCCGCAATCACCTGCGCAGCCTGGACGGCAGCATGAAGCGTCTGGTGGACGAAACCGTGGCCAGCCGGGACCAGCTGACGGCAGAACTGCGCTCGGAAATCCGGCTGCTGGCGCGCACCATCGCCGCCATCGCCGAGGAACCGCTGGAGCGCTGATCCATGCCGCTCGGCCGCCGCGCCCGCCGTTCCGTCGATATCTGGCCCGGCTTCGTCGACGCCCTGGCGACGCTGATCATGGTCGTGGTCTTCCTGCTGATGATCTTCGTGCTGGCCCAGTTCTTTCTGGGCCAGGCGCTGTCGGGCCGCCAGAAGGCGCTGGACGATCTGGGCCGCGAGATGGCCGCCCTGGCCGAGAAGCTCAACCTGCAGACCAAGGCCAACGCCGCCTTGCAGGCCGAACTGGTCAGCAGCCGCGCCGAGAAGGAAAAGCTGGAGCACTGGGCGGCGGGCGTGCAGCAGGACATGGCGGCGCTGCTGACCCTCAAGGACGAGAAAGAGGCGGAGCTGGCCGCCGAGAAGAAGATTTCCGACGAGGGCCGCGCCCAACTGGCCCTGCTGAGCCGCCAGATCGAGGCGCTGAAGGAGGAACTGGCCCGCGTGGCTGCGGCGCTCGACGCCTCGGAGACCCGCGACAAGGAACAGAAGGCCCAGATCTCCGATCTCGGCAAGCGTCTCAACGTGGCGCTGGCCGGCAAGGTCGAGGAATTGCAGAAGTACCGTTCGGAATTCTTTGGGCGGCTGCGCAAGGTCCTGGGCGATCGTCCCGGCATCCGCATCGAGGGTGACCGCTTCGTCTTCCAGTCGGAATTGCTGTTCGCCACCGGCTCGGCCGAGCTGGGGACCGAGGGCGCCGAGCAGGTGCGCAAGCTGGCCGCCACAATCCGCGAGATCAACGCGGGCATGCCCAAGGGCCTGAATTGGGTGCTGCGGGTGGATGGCCATACCGACAAGCGGCCCATCACCTCGGGCAAGTTTCCCTCCAACTGGGAATTGTCCACCGCCCGGGCCATCACCGTGCTGCGGGCGCTGGCCGCCGACGGCGTGCCCAGGGACCGCTTGGCGGCGGCCGGGTTCGGCGAGTTCCAACCGGTGGACAGCGGCAACACCGAGGCCGCCTATGCCAAGAACCGCCGGATCGAGATCCGATTCGATCAGCGGTAGGGCCGGGACGACCCGCCCCTTTTCCCCTCACCTCCGGGACGGCCCGGCCTTGACGGAGCATGGTCACATGCCGTGGATCTATCTGTTGTCGGCCGGCTTGCTGGAAATCGGCTGGGCCGTGGGGCTGAAATACGTGGACGGCCTGTCGCGGCCGCTTCCCCTGGTGCTGACCGGGGCCGCCATGGTGGGCAGCGTGGTGCTGCTGGGCATGGCGGTGCGGACCCTGCCGCTGGGCACCGCCTATGCGGTGTGGACCGGCATCGGGACGGTGGGCACGGTGATCGCCGGGATGATCCTGTTCGCCGAGCCCGCCGACGCCCTGCGCCTGTTCTGCATGGCCATGATCGTGGCCGGCATTCTCGGCCTCAAGCTGGCGTGATTATACCGCCGGCCTCTTTGCTCCCACGTCTCATGTCATCCCGAGCGAAGCCGAGGGATCTCCGCCTGGACCGGCGGCGCCCGTTCTGAAAAGCCGTGCCAGGACGAGATCCCTCCGCCCAGGGGCGTCGGGATGACAGGTCGGTATCAGTCCTCCTCCACCGTGAAGGCGTCCAGGATGTCCTCGAAGCCGCCGTCGATGTTGTCGGGCGCGATCTGGGCGAACAGGTCGAGGATGATCACCGCGTTGAGCAGCGCATCGCGGCTGACCGAGTTGCGCATGCGCTCGGCCAGGTGCGAGTTCATCACCGACAGGTCCTGATAGTGCTGCTTCAGCCCATCCAGGGTCACCGGACCTTCGGTGCCGGCCATGCGCTGCTGCACGATGGACGACAGCAGCCAGGACGAGAACGAGCGGAACAGGGTCTCCTGCTCGTCGGCGAAGGGCAGGTGGAAGCGGGCCATGGGCCTTAAGAAACGGGTCAGCGGGCAGCCCGAGGTGGCGCAGACCAGGCCGATCAGCGAGCCCAGCCCCGCTTGCAGGGTGGTCTTGGCCACGATGGTGCGGTTGTCGGTGTCGACCTCGACCACGGCCTTGTCGTGGGAGACGCAATCCTTGAAGCTGGGCAGGAACATGGCGATGCCCAGGGCCGCCGGGCAATAGGCGCAATCGTCGGACAAGGTGCAGTTGGGGCAACGCTTGTGGCTCAGCTTCGTCCAGTCCGGCTTGGGCGCCGTGGAGGGGATGTTGAGGCGGAAGGTCTTGCGGTCGAAATGGAGATCGACCTCCAAGGGCGCCTGCGCCCCGGTGAAGAAGCGGTAGGTGATCTTCTTCAGGTCGACTTTCGATGTCTGATCCATCGTGCAATCCAAGGGGGCCATGGTGGTCTCCAGTCGCATATGAATCCGTGGTGCGATGCTTGGATTCTAAGATGGATATCGCCCGCTCAACAATCAGGCGGCCCCCTTAATCCCTTCGGCGCAGGCTTGGTGCGAAGGTATCTTTTTGGTCTCCGTCAAAAGGCGTAGTGGCGGGAAAGTACCTAGGCCAATGCCTTGGAATACAAGACACATCTCCGCGCCCTAATTTAATGGGGTGCAATGTGAATGACTTGTAACTGCTTTGATTAAATTAGAAAATTCTAGCCGATTGATGTTGGCCCATTGAAAATGGTGCCGATCAGCAGCACCACACCCAGCACGGTGATGGACAGCGAGCCGGCCAGGGCGAGGCCAAGACGCATGCGCCCTCCCAGGCTCGACCCGCCCAATCCCCGCTCGACCAGCCGGTTGAGACCCAGCGCCCCCAGGCCGATGGCTGCCACCGTCGCCGCCACGCCCAGGCCCATGGCCAGGGTGGCAAGCACGCCGATCAGGATCATGCCGTTGGCGAAGCAGAACAGCAGGACCAGGATGGCGCCGGAACAG
It encodes the following:
- a CDS encoding DUF6901 family protein, which codes for MDQTSKVDLKKITYRFFTGAQAPLEVDLHFDRKTFRLNIPSTAPKPDWTKLSHKRCPNCTLSDDCAYCPAALGIAMFLPSFKDCVSHDKAVVEVDTDNRTIVAKTTLQAGLGSLIGLVCATSGCPLTRFLRPMARFHLPFADEQETLFRSFSSWLLSSIVQQRMAGTEGPVTLDGLKQHYQDLSVMNSHLAERMRNSVSRDALLNAVIILDLFAQIAPDNIDGGFEDILDAFTVEED
- the efp gene encoding elongation factor P encodes the protein MKINANLIRPGNILEHNGRQYAVLKTQIVQPGKGGAFITVEMRDIRTGNKTNERWRTADTIEKCNVEAKECTFLFKDDSNMTFMDSESFEQFTMPNDTLGDTIGFLQDGMVVEVDFVEGSPVSITLPEKVVMKVVEADPVVKGQTASSSYKPAKLENGMKILVPPFLEEGEVIIVNTTDCSYVERFKG
- a CDS encoding inositol monophosphatase family protein yields the protein MIIRSALLNVMMGAARKAARNLVRDYGEVEHLQVSKKGPADFVSSADIKTEKTLRAELKKARPGFGFLMEEGGEIAGDDTSHRWIIDPIDGTTNFLHGIPNFCISIALERDGELFAGVVYQPLGDEMFHAEKGAGAFLNERRLRVSARRKLEDTLIATGIPFIGRPGHETFLKELGAVMPQVAGIRRFGSAALDLAYVAAGRCDGYWETGIKPWDIAAGIVLVKEAGGYVTDFQGGSKMLDNGEVLAANDHLHQPLMKLLKTARG
- a CDS encoding OmpA family protein — encoded protein: MSRGRKVALLALGALVSVASMPASAQVVVGEYRPSVDVNWDVLDRLGPEPTLPGLITRPPAAATPAVPRPAARPAAAPKATAFKPYAESQAAPKVAAPKPAAPKVERVVEAPKVTIPAAEAPKAPEPAKIVAAPKAVETPKVVEAPKATGPAPKPAKPEIAADVPPPAKVEAPKAPAKAIETPKVPEPPKVVEVPKAPEPVKVEAPKAPEPVKVVEAPKAPEPVKIPEPVKVVEAPKAPEPPAAVQFAKAPPPVAPVAPTPVVPVPVVQAPVAPPLPVAPPPVVVAPPPVVAPAPLPQIAALPPAAPAPVAAPVRKGDNLTVPFATDSSHLPETVRIELDRLAQRMDKDENLNLQLLAYAAGDEANASKARRLSLSRALEVRKYLMEMGVRSTRIEVRALGNKVESGSPDRVDAMLVAR
- a CDS encoding DMT family transporter — translated: MPWIYLLSAGLLEIGWAVGLKYVDGLSRPLPLVLTGAAMVGSVVLLGMAVRTLPLGTAYAVWTGIGTVGTVIAGMILFAEPADALRLFCMAMIVAGILGLKLA
- a CDS encoding class I SAM-dependent DNA methyltransferase — its product is MEMTFDQGLHLAARLCEQGVFNQAADLLTKLLGISPNHPDALFLRGHVHLRTGEIGPGIERMRRAVGTAPHRSDLKSALCGALFTAGDIPGLFLLAADAIVTAEGKSLPEALYLMIAATERTAISAPPFAACRTLVAGIGTKPGDRLMDMLAAGQRSIPPEQMPAVYLGLAYILHCGGADDDAVEMLGRAGSALEVTSPPPPSETNYADLAATYDDNSLHRGCNDMMMSVIEAHLPAHVASILDACCGTGLLGTFLRPRTKYLSGFDLSAEMLDLARARSVYDSLTVADASSDTAVPAGPFDAVVSSAALHHIEDLRPFISNAARRLRSGGYLIFSTEATTDRSHRGVSGVGGFAHSRAYLLAAAEAAGLETISISLRLHRRYPGFYAVFRRP
- a CDS encoding peptidoglycan -binding protein, with amino-acid sequence MPLGRRARRSVDIWPGFVDALATLIMVVVFLLMIFVLAQFFLGQALSGRQKALDDLGREMAALAEKLNLQTKANAALQAELVSSRAEKEKLEHWAAGVQQDMAALLTLKDEKEAELAAEKKISDEGRAQLALLSRQIEALKEELARVAAALDASETRDKEQKAQISDLGKRLNVALAGKVEELQKYRSEFFGRLRKVLGDRPGIRIEGDRFVFQSELLFATGSAELGTEGAEQVRKLAATIREINAGMPKGLNWVLRVDGHTDKRPITSGKFPSNWELSTARAITVLRALAADGVPRDRLAAAGFGEFQPVDSGNTEAAYAKNRRIEIRFDQR